Proteins co-encoded in one Erinaceus europaeus chromosome 2, mEriEur2.1, whole genome shotgun sequence genomic window:
- the GRPEL2 gene encoding grpE protein homolog 2, mitochondrial: MAARSLWAARQRVQCVLASSAASEGRGWLHPFSTATQRTTGEDCTSEDPPDDLGPSLAERALKVKAVKLEKEVQDLTVKYQRAVADSENIRRRTQRCVEDAKIFGIQSFCKDLVEVADILEKTTECISEEAEPGDQKLTLEKIFRGLSLLEAKLKSVFAKHGLEKMTPVGDKYDPHEHELICHVPAGVGVQPGTVALVRQDGYKLHGRTIRLAQVEVAVESQRRL, encoded by the exons ATGGCCGCGCGGTCCTTGTGGGCGGCCAGGCAGCGGGTGCAATGCGTCCTGGCCTCGAGTGCCGCGTCTGAGGGCAG AGGCTGGCTGCATCCTTTCAGCACTGCTACCCAGAGAACCACTGGTGAGGACTGCACTTCTGAGGACCCTCCCGATGATCTTGGGCCTTCTCTTGCAGAAAGAGCCTTAAAGGTCAAAGCTGTTAAACTGGAGAAGGAAGTTCAGGATTTAACG GTGAAATACCAGAGAGCTGTAGCTGACAGTGAAAACATAAGAAGGAGAACCCAAAGATGTGTAGAAGATGCCAAGATATTTG GAATCCAGAGTTTCTGTAAGGACTTGGTGGAAGTAGCAGACATTTTAGAGAAGACTACAGAGTGCATTTCTGAAGAAGCAGAGCCTGGGGACCAGAAGCTCACACTGGAAAAGATCTTCCGAGGTCTGTCACTTTTAGAAGCCAAGCTGAAAAGTGTGTTTGCCAAGCACGGCCTGGAGAAGATGACACCCGTAGGAGACAAATACGACCCTCATGAGCACGAACTCATCTGTCACGTGCCTGCTGGTGTTGGGGTGCAGCCTGGCACTGTGGCACTAGTCAGGCAAGATGGCTATAAGCTACATGGCCGTACCATTAGACTTGCCCAGGTAGAAGTGGCAGTGGAATCTCAGAGAAGACTCTGA